The following are encoded together in the Bacillus sp. V2I10 genome:
- a CDS encoding DsbA family oxidoreductase, with protein MTLKIKAYSDFICPFCFLGKGPLDEMIKEKDVEVEWMPFELRPSPAPKIDPWKEADKLGSWDSFILPASEQLGVEMRLPRLSPHPYTHLAFEGCLFAKDHGKGNEFHHRVFTAFFQEEQNIEDVEVLTKLAGEVDLPKEGFRDALVSRKYREVHQEALRHAYEEARITAVPTFIIGDEVIQGLASKERLAQVIDKELDKKHLLAIDGLQCDLNGNC; from the coding sequence GTGACTTTAAAAATTAAAGCTTATTCAGATTTTATTTGTCCGTTTTGTTTTTTAGGGAAGGGACCTCTGGATGAAATGATTAAGGAAAAGGATGTGGAGGTAGAATGGATGCCTTTTGAACTGCGTCCGAGTCCTGCTCCAAAAATTGATCCTTGGAAAGAAGCAGATAAATTAGGTTCCTGGGACTCCTTTATTTTGCCTGCTTCAGAGCAGCTTGGCGTTGAGATGCGTTTGCCGCGCCTGTCTCCCCATCCATATACACATTTAGCTTTTGAGGGATGTCTGTTTGCAAAGGATCACGGAAAAGGAAATGAATTTCACCATAGAGTATTCACTGCATTTTTCCAGGAAGAGCAAAACATTGAAGATGTAGAAGTATTAACAAAATTAGCTGGTGAAGTTGACCTGCCTAAGGAAGGCTTCAGAGACGCTCTAGTAAGCCGCAAATATCGAGAGGTTCATCAGGAAGCTTTGAGACATGCTTATGAAGAAGCTCGGATTACAGCCGTTCCTACATTTATTATTGGGGACGAAGTGATTCAGGGATTGGCAAGCAAAGAAAGACTGGCACAAGTCATCGATAAGGAATTAGATAAAAAGCACTTACTTGCCATAGATGGTTTGCAGTGTGATCTTAATGGCAATTGCTAA
- a CDS encoding NAD(P)-dependent oxidoreductase has translation MKIAIIGAAGKAGSLIMEEALERGHEVTAVVRDASKVENTNVQVIEKDLFDLSSNDLKPFDVVVNAVNAAPGKEHLHVDAGRVLIQALDNNTNTKLVVVGGAGSLYLDEEKTTRVMDDPNFPAAYFPTAKNMGINLDELQKEETVKWTYISPSANFDPQGSKTGTYHSGKDHLLTNSHGESYISYADYAIAVVDEIENPKHKNERFTVVSK, from the coding sequence ATGAAAATTGCAATTATTGGAGCCGCTGGGAAAGCAGGCAGCCTTATCATGGAAGAAGCATTAGAAAGAGGCCATGAAGTAACAGCTGTCGTCAGGGATGCTTCAAAAGTAGAAAACACAAATGTTCAAGTAATCGAAAAAGATCTTTTTGACCTTTCATCCAATGATTTAAAACCTTTTGATGTAGTGGTTAATGCGGTTAATGCTGCTCCTGGAAAAGAACATCTTCATGTTGATGCCGGAAGAGTGCTCATTCAGGCCTTGGATAACAACACTAATACGAAATTAGTTGTTGTTGGAGGAGCTGGTAGTTTATATTTAGATGAAGAAAAAACAACACGTGTAATGGATGATCCGAATTTTCCAGCAGCCTATTTCCCTACTGCAAAAAATATGGGAATCAATCTGGATGAACTTCAAAAAGAAGAAACAGTAAAATGGACATATATCAGTCCTTCAGCAAACTTTGATCCGCAGGGTTCAAAAACAGGCACATACCATTCAGGGAAAGACCATTTATTAACGAATTCACATGGTGAAAGTTATATCAGCTATGCAGATTATGCCATTGCTGTTGTAGATGAAATCGAAAATCCAAAACATAAGAATGAGCGTTTTACAGTTGTGTCTAAATAA
- a CDS encoding pyroglutamyl-peptidase I, with the protein MKKVLLTGFEPFLHYTINPTAEIVKHLHGQSIGQFEVCGKVLPVQFSKTWEQCHVHIEEEKPDAVLLLGLAAGRYKITPERVAINCADGEKDNAGVIKQDEWIQSDGPDAYFSTLPIRTFVNVMQEKGLPAEISNTAGTYLCNYIMYQTLHYFKKADRDIPAGFIHLPASHELGLEIGNVPSFSQQDLTEAVSIMIQHLPEA; encoded by the coding sequence ATGAAAAAGGTATTGTTAACAGGATTTGAACCGTTTTTGCATTATACAATTAACCCAACAGCTGAAATTGTGAAGCATTTGCATGGACAATCGATTGGTCAATTTGAAGTCTGCGGAAAAGTACTGCCTGTTCAATTTTCAAAAACATGGGAGCAATGCCATGTTCATATTGAGGAGGAAAAGCCTGACGCCGTATTGCTGCTTGGGCTTGCAGCAGGAAGATACAAAATTACTCCTGAAAGAGTGGCCATTAATTGTGCTGATGGCGAAAAAGATAATGCGGGAGTTATTAAACAGGATGAATGGATACAGTCCGATGGACCAGATGCCTATTTCAGCACACTGCCTATCCGAACATTTGTAAATGTGATGCAGGAAAAAGGGCTGCCTGCAGAAATATCCAACACTGCCGGAACCTACTTGTGCAATTATATTATGTATCAGACTTTGCACTACTTTAAAAAAGCAGATCGGGACATTCCGGCAGGATTTATTCACCTTCCTGCATCACATGAGCTGGGTCTGGAAATAGGGAATGTACCAAGTTTTTCTCAGCAGGATTTAACAGAAGCTGTGTCTATCATGATCCAGCATCTGCCAGAGGCTTAA
- a CDS encoding methyl-accepting chemotaxis protein, giving the protein MEDVARGASEQTSDVENMNERTTNLSLKITKVNDSISHIQTLSTKSEHASYDGLEKLNVLQIKSTESNKELASVEGVLSDLAGKIKQIEEVVTAISAISDQTNLLALNASIEAARAGESGKGFAVVAAEVRKLAEQSARATGRITETIFGIQQESIKAVDAMVRTKEMNDEQHIAVQNSGEAFQTIAVMMSELSQSISTITEDIKEMTLQKEQVIESIVNISAITEQSAAAAEEVNASTDEQLRALSTVADSAENLSEATKQLQELVKRFKTGG; this is encoded by the coding sequence ATGGAAGATGTTGCAAGAGGAGCATCTGAACAAACTTCTGATGTTGAAAATATGAATGAACGCACAACTAACCTATCTTTGAAGATTACTAAAGTAAATGACTCCATTTCACATATTCAGACCTTGTCTACTAAGTCGGAGCATGCAAGCTATGATGGGCTGGAAAAATTAAACGTTCTTCAAATTAAATCAACAGAATCGAATAAAGAGCTTGCTTCAGTGGAAGGTGTATTATCTGATCTTGCTGGTAAGATTAAACAAATTGAAGAAGTGGTGACAGCCATTTCGGCCATTTCGGATCAAACCAATTTGCTGGCTCTAAATGCAAGCATTGAAGCTGCAAGGGCAGGAGAGAGCGGGAAAGGATTTGCCGTAGTCGCTGCTGAGGTAAGAAAACTCGCAGAGCAGTCAGCCAGAGCAACTGGCAGGATTACGGAAACGATTTTCGGCATTCAGCAAGAATCCATTAAAGCAGTTGATGCAATGGTTCGCACAAAGGAAATGAATGATGAACAGCATATAGCAGTTCAAAATTCGGGTGAGGCCTTTCAGACCATTGCAGTGATGATGAGTGAGCTTTCACAATCCATTTCGACTATCACTGAAGATATTAAAGAAATGACACTGCAAAAAGAACAGGTTATAGAATCAATAGTAAATATTTCGGCCATTACAGAACAATCTGCGGCAGCTGCAGAAGAGGTGAATGCTTCAACAGATGAACAGCTCAGAGCTCTTTCAACAGTTGCAGATTCAGCTGAAAATTTAAGTGAGGCTACTAAACAGCTTCAGGAGCTAGTGAAAAGATTTAAAACTGGAGGATGA
- the degQ gene encoding degradation enzyme regulation protein DegQ: MKKHNIEEITQLLKRLEKEIQETKQSLRSINKSIDKYDKYSFINVS; this comes from the coding sequence ATGAAAAAGCACAACATTGAAGAAATAACTCAATTATTGAAACGTCTTGAGAAAGAAATTCAGGAAACGAAACAGTCACTGAGATCAATTAATAAAAGCATTGATAAGTATGATAAATACTCTTTTATAAACGTGTCATAA
- a CDS encoding polyprenyl synthetase family protein: MIAIRLHLDYEDMICSLKDVVSSYITNKELLQLILSFSETKKTFPFGQLTHLHYTAFGGEEKEIIHLSAAVELLALSFDILDDLEDLDNYEEPWMKINPSLSLNAATAMYTISLQMLHELSSVHKWKIISTFQRFALQAMEGQHTDLLNDISTEEECISMIEKKSGSLIALASVTGAMLAAGEEFTCVEHYSYQIGLAAQIENDYRDLFHEHKNDLSAQKKSLSLLFLKRGFNEHSKELADFIFSSETFIEHYGSIDAFKSKLFQSGVVHYLNVMKQIAIQKASTLIAELPLPQNQIELLKSHLIIISAEK, from the coding sequence GTGATTGCAATTAGATTACATTTGGACTATGAAGATATGATTTGCAGTCTGAAAGATGTAGTTTCTTCATATATAACGAACAAAGAGTTATTGCAGCTTATCCTGTCGTTCTCAGAAACGAAAAAAACCTTTCCTTTCGGTCAATTGACACATTTGCATTACACAGCTTTTGGCGGAGAAGAAAAGGAAATCATTCATCTGTCAGCTGCAGTTGAGCTGCTTGCGCTATCATTCGACATCTTAGATGATCTTGAAGACCTAGATAACTATGAAGAGCCATGGATGAAAATAAACCCATCTCTCTCACTGAATGCTGCCACTGCTATGTATACAATCAGTCTGCAAATGCTTCATGAATTATCAAGCGTACATAAATGGAAGATCATCAGCACGTTCCAGCGGTTTGCCCTGCAGGCAATGGAGGGTCAGCACACAGATCTTCTAAATGACATCTCAACTGAAGAAGAGTGCATCTCTATGATTGAAAAAAAATCAGGTTCACTGATTGCTTTGGCATCAGTCACAGGCGCCATGCTTGCCGCAGGAGAAGAATTTACATGCGTTGAACATTACTCCTATCAAATAGGACTTGCTGCTCAAATTGAGAACGATTACCGTGATCTATTTCATGAACATAAAAATGATCTATCTGCACAGAAAAAATCACTGTCGCTCCTCTTTTTAAAAAGAGGGTTTAACGAGCATTCAAAGGAGCTTGCCGATTTTATCTTCAGCAGTGAAACATTTATTGAACACTACGGGAGTATTGATGCATTTAAATCGAAATTGTTCCAATCTGGGGTTGTGCATTACCTGAATGTGATGAAGCAAATCGCGATTCAAAAAGCTTCAACCCTGATTGCAGAATTACCCTTGCCTCAAAATCAAATTGAGCTTCTAAAGTCTCATTTGATCATAATTTCAGCTGAAAAATAA
- the comX gene encoding competence pheromone ComX: MQEIVNFLVENPEIIEKVANGEASLLGVKSVDEVLGLVEGLLSTDRTTNLYWY, from the coding sequence ATGCAGGAAATCGTAAACTTTTTAGTAGAAAACCCGGAAATAATTGAAAAAGTAGCTAACGGTGAAGCAAGTTTACTGGGTGTGAAAAGTGTGGATGAAGTGTTAGGATTAGTAGAAGGACTGTTGAGTACAGATAGAACTACTAACTTGTATTGGTATTAG
- a CDS encoding sensor histidine kinase, whose product MKYLNFNKLYFITLFLSFILVVYFLSIGIKYPYVGASVRFNDADKLEITLIEPNTWASKVGLKIGDTVTRINHEHAHEHYPAVRYGMLEQLENVTIERDGNDISYVVKDSIISHQSLFLVVVPIILYVLCLFCSYFIYKTNKKLKLQSAFLLNIFLLMITLAHFSGTGSSRGDVLSRYMNLSFFLSVPVTYMSFLYYYFKELGKKLFSEKFLYVSFLIVAINIVAELCTETVNLSYSFFYIFVKNLNLASFVILFALTFIVKFIGLKKVRYSAQGYLVKILIITNIVAFSPFVFLYILPYVFLNRHIFPPNILAAFLLLIPFSLVYQFLATKIYDIEFILGRVRYYALLAVLPTVVCVSIMLIIKENSPTFYPIKLSIFIYITMLVVFYFKEILDFRFRFKRFSEKYNYQDSIFKYTQSIRKASKLHHVINELKQVITDVLLVSRANYVEVDKSGNIISVEINMKDTDYLSYEKEIKKATQEIGKIIEVDRGFVINVGETDDRSYVMVCLSMLNTPKLNRDEISWLKTLSFYTNISLENFLKIEELMNHLQKIESEGSNPAWLTKVLFSIEEKQRSNLAKDLHDSVLQDLISLKRQGELALAELEMAPTVFRDQLKEMNSSMTNIIKTTRETCQELRPQLLYDLGLVKALQKLAAQYNESAAFDVRLNTGNFTKAIDIDTQLNLYRIVQELLTNADKHSNALNVLIMLVCIKDKIVLHYEDDGIGFDQSELYSNNQSMGLSGITERVKALNGSLHIETSKGNGFKVVVEI is encoded by the coding sequence ATGAAATATTTAAACTTTAACAAATTATATTTTATTACACTATTTTTAAGTTTTATTTTAGTTGTGTATTTTTTATCAATAGGTATTAAATACCCTTACGTAGGTGCCAGTGTTAGATTCAATGATGCAGATAAGCTCGAAATAACGCTTATTGAGCCTAACACTTGGGCTTCAAAAGTTGGTTTGAAAATAGGAGATACTGTAACCAGGATTAACCATGAGCATGCTCATGAACACTACCCTGCAGTTCGCTATGGAATGCTTGAGCAGTTAGAAAATGTAACAATTGAAAGAGATGGAAACGATATTAGTTACGTTGTTAAAGATTCAATAATAAGTCACCAGAGTCTTTTTTTAGTTGTTGTTCCTATTATTTTATATGTCCTTTGTTTATTTTGCAGTTATTTTATTTATAAAACAAATAAAAAGTTAAAATTGCAGTCAGCGTTTCTACTAAATATTTTTCTATTAATGATTACATTAGCTCATTTCAGCGGAACAGGTTCTTCGAGAGGCGATGTTTTAAGTAGGTACATGAATCTAAGCTTCTTTTTATCAGTGCCTGTTACCTATATGTCTTTTCTATATTACTACTTTAAAGAATTGGGTAAAAAGCTTTTCTCTGAAAAGTTTTTATATGTGTCTTTCTTAATTGTAGCTATTAATATAGTTGCAGAACTTTGTACAGAAACTGTAAATCTTTCTTATAGTTTTTTCTATATTTTTGTAAAAAACTTAAATTTAGCTTCATTTGTAATTTTATTTGCTTTAACCTTCATTGTTAAATTTATAGGATTAAAAAAAGTTAGATACTCAGCACAAGGCTACCTGGTTAAAATTTTAATAATAACAAATATTGTTGCATTCTCACCTTTTGTTTTCCTTTACATTTTGCCGTATGTCTTTTTAAATAGACATATTTTCCCGCCTAATATATTGGCAGCATTTTTATTATTAATTCCTTTTTCTTTGGTTTACCAATTTCTCGCTACTAAAATTTATGATATAGAATTTATTTTAGGACGTGTCAGATACTACGCTTTACTAGCAGTTTTACCTACGGTTGTATGTGTAAGTATTATGTTAATTATTAAAGAGAATAGCCCGACGTTCTATCCAATTAAACTATCAATCTTCATCTACATCACAATGCTTGTAGTCTTTTACTTTAAGGAAATTCTTGACTTCCGTTTTCGCTTCAAACGTTTTTCCGAAAAATACAATTACCAGGACAGTATTTTTAAATATACGCAAAGCATTCGAAAGGCAAGCAAGCTTCATCATGTAATAAATGAGCTGAAACAGGTGATTACAGATGTATTGCTTGTCAGCAGAGCGAATTATGTGGAAGTGGATAAGAGCGGGAACATCATATCTGTCGAGATTAATATGAAGGATACAGATTATCTTTCATATGAAAAAGAGATTAAGAAGGCAACCCAAGAGATCGGAAAGATTATCGAAGTGGATCGTGGTTTTGTGATTAATGTAGGCGAGACAGATGACAGAAGTTATGTCATGGTTTGTTTGTCTATGCTTAATACTCCAAAGCTGAATCGCGATGAAATTTCCTGGTTAAAAACACTTTCTTTCTATACGAATATATCCCTTGAGAACTTCCTTAAGATAGAAGAGCTGATGAATCATTTACAAAAGATTGAGAGCGAAGGCAGCAATCCGGCATGGCTTACGAAAGTATTATTTTCAATAGAGGAAAAACAGCGTTCTAACCTGGCAAAGGATTTGCATGATTCTGTTTTGCAGGATTTAATTTCTTTAAAGCGGCAAGGCGAGCTTGCGCTAGCTGAGCTTGAAATGGCTCCGACTGTTTTCAGGGATCAGCTGAAGGAAATGAACAGCTCAATGACCAATATCATCAAGACTACGCGGGAAACGTGCCAGGAGCTTCGTCCGCAGCTTTTATATGATCTTGGGCTAGTAAAAGCCTTGCAGAAGCTTGCAGCTCAATATAATGAGTCCGCAGCCTTTGATGTGAGATTAAATACAGGAAACTTCACTAAAGCGATTGATATTGATACACAGCTGAATTTGTACCGGATCGTTCAGGAGCTTTTAACAAATGCCGATAAGCACTCCAATGCACTCAATGTTCTGATTATGCTTGTTTGCATAAAGGATAAAATTGTTCTTCATTATGAGGATGACGGCATCGGTTTTGATCAAAGTGAACTGTATTCCAATAATCAAAGCATGGGTCTTTCTGGTATAACGGAGAGGGTAAAAGCATTAAACGGCTCCCTTCATATTGAAACTTCAAAGGGAAATGGCTTTAAAGTAGTTGTAGAAATCTGA
- a CDS encoding response regulator transcription factor → MIHILVVDDHPAVREGTKAILETESDVRVSCLNPPYSIDVIKHISFHEYDVVLMDMNLGDINGMELSTEIIKHSEDCKIILYTGYDVEDYFEEAIRLGIHGAISKTETKEKILSSIRHVLSGDIVVPYSYLKSLILQQKMKSRSASNDTEALNDREKAILQEVERGLTNQEIADKLHLSKRSIEYSLTSIFNKLNVGSRTEAVLISKSEGIID, encoded by the coding sequence ATGATACATATTTTAGTTGTAGATGATCATCCAGCAGTACGTGAGGGAACAAAAGCGATATTAGAAACAGAGTCTGATGTGAGAGTATCCTGCTTAAATCCCCCCTATTCAATTGATGTTATTAAGCATATCAGCTTTCATGAATACGATGTTGTCCTGATGGATATGAATCTAGGAGATATTAATGGAATGGAGCTTTCCACAGAAATTATCAAGCATTCCGAGGATTGCAAGATTATTCTATATACAGGCTACGATGTAGAAGATTATTTTGAAGAGGCTATTCGCCTTGGGATTCACGGGGCGATCAGCAAAACAGAGACAAAGGAAAAGATTCTTTCTTCCATTCGGCATGTTCTCTCAGGTGACATTGTCGTGCCGTATTCCTACTTAAAATCTCTCATTCTTCAGCAAAAAATGAAAAGCAGATCCGCCTCAAATGATACAGAAGCATTGAATGATCGTGAGAAAGCTATACTGCAAGAGGTTGAAAGAGGGCTGACGAACCAGGAGATTGCCGATAAGCTTCATTTAAGCAAGCGGTCAATTGAATATAGTTTAACCTCTATTTTTAATAAATTAAATGTCGGTTCAAGAACAGAAGCTGTGTTAATTTCAAAATCAGAAGGAATTATTGATTAG
- a CDS encoding SIMPL domain-containing protein yields MFPMYGQPFEAAYRTSVREPKSKNMISVRGTGRVEAKPDTAVLQLAVVTVNKDVTAAQQENKRRVNQLIRALQSIGIGEQQIETISYTVFPQYDYSTGTDPILKGYEVTNTISITTQNLDEIGLIYDTAFSNGANRADSVQFSLSNQERWINEALNLAAKQALDKAAAIARSYQLNLQRKPVKITEEPRGFFPLSKELSLGAQSSGQTPVFARKIEIVAELTVLFTYQ; encoded by the coding sequence ATGTTTCCGATGTATGGGCAGCCTTTTGAAGCGGCTTACAGAACAAGCGTGAGAGAACCAAAATCAAAAAACATGATATCTGTTCGCGGGACGGGAAGAGTGGAAGCAAAACCAGACACGGCTGTTCTTCAGCTTGCAGTAGTTACTGTGAACAAGGATGTAACTGCAGCTCAGCAGGAAAATAAAAGACGCGTCAATCAGCTTATTCGAGCCTTGCAGTCAATTGGAATAGGAGAACAGCAAATTGAAACCATTTCCTACACCGTTTTTCCTCAATACGATTATAGTACGGGTACGGATCCAATCTTAAAAGGATATGAAGTGACCAATACTATATCCATCACAACTCAAAATTTAGATGAAATTGGTTTGATTTATGATACAGCCTTTTCTAATGGAGCCAACCGGGCAGATTCTGTACAATTCTCACTTTCCAACCAAGAAAGGTGGATTAATGAGGCACTGAACCTTGCTGCAAAACAAGCTTTGGATAAGGCAGCGGCAATTGCCCGTTCCTATCAGCTCAATCTGCAGCGCAAACCTGTAAAAATAACCGAAGAACCTAGAGGATTTTTCCCATTGTCTAAAGAATTAAGTCTAGGTGCACAATCTTCAGGACAGACCCCTGTTTTTGCAAGGAAAATTGAAATTGTTGCAGAACTGACGGTTTTGTTTACGTATCAGTAA
- a CDS encoding sorbosone dehydrogenase family protein: protein MIFLKRLWVIIFSSLVIAGCQSVQNEEQEDKEVSGQSERQDTESILKDMDVTWSIAKSDDVFYLNERKGQIVKWNQVSDEKVTQKVKLKKKLHLEGEGGFLGFELFPNFGESKQAFAYHTYKDENKVKNRIVVLKEKADHWEEVKTVLEDIPGARFHNGGRLKIGPDGKLYATAGDAMGPELAQDKNSLAGKILRLELDGSVPDDNPFPNSYVYSYGHRNPQGLAWDEKNSLFSTEHGQSAHDEINWIQPGKNYGWPVIEGDEQQEGMETPLYQTGEETWAPSGLAYKEGILYVATLSGNAVKRFEVHTGEVATYLEGWGRMRDVMIEDDNLYTVTNNRDGRGNPRKDDDQMLVKKLSPQ from the coding sequence GTGATTTTCCTGAAGAGGTTATGGGTTATTATTTTCAGCAGTTTGGTCATTGCGGGATGTCAGTCTGTTCAGAATGAAGAGCAGGAAGACAAAGAAGTGAGCGGCCAGTCTGAGCGGCAGGATACAGAAAGCATTCTAAAGGATATGGATGTTACATGGTCCATTGCAAAGAGTGATGATGTTTTTTATCTGAATGAACGAAAAGGGCAAATTGTGAAATGGAACCAGGTGTCTGATGAAAAGGTGACTCAAAAGGTGAAATTGAAAAAGAAGCTGCATCTAGAAGGTGAGGGCGGATTTCTTGGCTTTGAGCTTTTCCCTAATTTTGGAGAGAGCAAGCAAGCCTTTGCCTACCATACATATAAAGATGAGAACAAAGTAAAAAACCGAATCGTTGTTCTAAAGGAAAAGGCAGACCATTGGGAGGAAGTAAAGACTGTACTAGAAGATATTCCAGGTGCGCGTTTCCATAACGGAGGGCGACTCAAAATTGGCCCTGACGGCAAGCTTTATGCAACAGCAGGCGATGCTATGGGTCCTGAGCTTGCACAAGATAAAAATTCTCTGGCAGGAAAAATCCTAAGACTTGAACTTGACGGATCGGTGCCGGATGACAATCCGTTTCCAAATTCCTATGTATACTCTTATGGGCACCGTAATCCTCAAGGGCTTGCATGGGACGAGAAAAATTCACTGTTCAGCACAGAGCACGGCCAGTCTGCTCACGATGAAATTAACTGGATTCAGCCGGGGAAAAATTATGGCTGGCCAGTAATAGAAGGGGACGAGCAGCAGGAAGGCATGGAAACACCGCTCTATCAAACCGGGGAAGAGACTTGGGCGCCTTCTGGCCTTGCCTATAAGGAAGGAATCTTGTATGTGGCGACATTATCCGGAAATGCAGTTAAACGATTTGAAGTCCATACAGGAGAGGTGGCGACTTACCTGGAAGGATGGGGCAGGATGCGCGATGTTATGATTGAAGATGACAATTTGTATACAGTAACGAATAATCGCGATGGCAGAGGAAATCCGCGCAAAGATGATGATCAGATGCTGGTGAAGAAACTAAGCCCGCAATAG
- a CDS encoding hotdog fold thioesterase, with protein sequence MEYNVENTLLNSLGIEVKSITNDGVVATMPVDERTRQPFGILHGGASVALAETVASIGAYHLINQETEMCVGLEINANHIRGKQDGTVTAHAIPMHRGKTTMVWEIKIVDERESLICISRCTMAILQKK encoded by the coding sequence ATGGAATACAATGTTGAAAATACGCTGCTGAACTCACTTGGTATTGAGGTGAAAAGCATCACAAATGACGGTGTCGTCGCTACAATGCCTGTGGATGAGCGTACGAGACAGCCTTTTGGCATTTTGCATGGCGGGGCTTCTGTGGCGCTTGCAGAAACAGTTGCAAGCATAGGTGCCTATCATTTAATCAACCAGGAAACAGAGATGTGCGTTGGACTTGAGATTAATGCAAATCACATAAGAGGAAAGCAGGACGGCACCGTTACTGCTCACGCCATCCCTATGCACCGCGGCAAAACAACAATGGTTTGGGAGATTAAAATTGTCGATGAAAGAGAAAGCCTGATCTGCATTTCCAGATGCACGATGGCAATTTTACAGAAAAAATAA
- a CDS encoding GNAT family N-acetyltransferase — MKTNFPVLYTERFVLRKMNESDANEVFAYFSDDEVTRYYDLESFTEIDQAVHVINRWAERFDKNEGYRWGIADRETHKIIGSCGYHSWAKEHFKAEIGFELNRSHWRKRIMSEVLSPILEFGFAQMGLNRIEAYYDPDNTASKLCLEKAGFIYEGVLRQAAYEKGVFCDAAVCSILKEEYVKKQSI; from the coding sequence ATGAAAACAAATTTTCCGGTCCTCTATACAGAACGTTTTGTTTTAAGGAAAATGAATGAGAGCGATGCTAATGAGGTGTTTGCTTATTTTTCAGACGATGAAGTCACAAGGTACTACGATCTTGAAAGCTTTACTGAAATAGATCAGGCTGTTCATGTGATTAACCGCTGGGCTGAAAGGTTCGATAAAAATGAAGGGTACAGATGGGGAATTGCTGATAGAGAAACCCATAAAATTATAGGCAGCTGCGGCTACCACAGCTGGGCAAAAGAGCATTTTAAAGCAGAAATAGGCTTTGAATTGAATCGCTCTCATTGGAGAAAAAGGATAATGAGCGAGGTTTTATCACCCATTTTGGAGTTTGGTTTTGCCCAAATGGGCTTAAATCGCATTGAAGCTTATTATGATCCGGACAATACGGCTTCAAAGCTGTGCCTCGAAAAAGCAGGATTTATATATGAAGGTGTCTTAAGACAGGCTGCATATGAAAAAGGGGTATTTTGTGATGCAGCGGTATGCTCGATCTTAAAAGAAGAGTACGTGAAAAAACAGAGCATTTAA
- a CDS encoding DNA alkylation repair protein — MSYAIDLRDVFSQHADQEKAMAMEKYMRGQFRFFGIKSPERKEITKQFLKQHGRPDHLKTTILKLWTFEERELLYAAIDILLLEKKKLGPLDIEWMKHLIITNPWWDTVDLIASNIIGNLVIKNPELRETHLDQWADSDNFWLQRTAILHQLKYKQKTDEAWLYNVILKHSASTEFFIQKAIGWSLREYSKTNPDSVRTFIAGNELPSLSRREGTKYL, encoded by the coding sequence ATGAGCTACGCTATTGATCTAAGAGATGTATTTTCACAGCACGCAGATCAGGAAAAAGCCATGGCGATGGAGAAGTATATGCGCGGTCAATTTCGCTTTTTTGGAATAAAATCACCTGAAAGAAAAGAAATAACAAAGCAATTTCTTAAACAGCACGGGCGGCCTGATCACTTAAAAACCACGATTTTGAAGCTTTGGACGTTTGAAGAAAGAGAACTATTATATGCTGCCATCGATATTCTTCTCCTTGAAAAAAAGAAGCTTGGGCCGCTGGACATAGAATGGATGAAACACCTGATCATTACAAACCCCTGGTGGGATACGGTGGATCTAATTGCATCAAACATAATCGGTAACCTCGTTATAAAGAATCCCGAATTGCGGGAAACACACCTTGATCAATGGGCTGACTCGGACAATTTCTGGCTTCAAAGAACGGCCATCCTGCATCAATTAAAATATAAGCAAAAAACAGATGAAGCCTGGCTTTACAATGTCATTTTAAAGCACTCAGCATCAACCGAATTTTTCATTCAAAAGGCTATTGGCTGGTCATTGCGGGAATACTCGAAAACAAATCCTGATTCCGTAAGAACATTTATTGCAGGGAATGAATTGCCTTCTTTAAGCAGGCGTGAAGGAACTAAGTATCTGTGA